The DNA window ATAACGATTTTGCCTCCCCGGCTCTACAGGCGCATCGACGTGTAAGGCTGAGCAGTACCGGCGTGCCTGCGGGTTGGTACGTCCACTGCTAGCGGGCTTAATACCGTCCCTACAAATCAGTATTTTCTATTTGTGAATAAAAATTTATTGTAATTCAATAAATTTTTATTGAACCTTGTATCGAACAAATGATCGGAATCATGAAAACAAAGACAAAACAGATCATACCAGTGGCTCATGTCGTTGCCTGGATCATCTACATTGGCCTGTGTATTAAAGCAGGGGGACTAATCATTTCCTTCATCATTAGCCTCATGGGTAACCCGGCTCTGGCGGGAGAAATTTATGCCGATCTGGACTTATCCATGCTTCGTCAGGCTGGCATGCGTCATTATATCTCCGTGGTTTCGCTACTGGCTGCGCTGTACTGCCTGAAGGCACACGTTTTTTACATACTGATCCAGATTCTTTCGACACTCAATCTGGACTATCCATTCAGCACACGGGTAGCGTCATGGGTCGATACGATCAGTCAGCTTATGCTTGGGATGAGCGTGCTGGCGCTGATTGCGGAGGGGTATTGCGGCTGGCTGGCTAAACGGGGCGTGGCAATTACTCAAAGTTGGGGTAGCTCCGAATACCTGTTTATGGCAGGCGTCGTTTTCATCGTTGCGCTGGTGTTCAGACGAGGAACCGAAATGCAGGCCGAGAACGAGTTGACTGTCTAAGCCATGCCGATTATCGTAAATCTGGATGTGATGATGGCGAAGCGTAAGATGTCGCTGAATGAATTATCGGAAAAAGTCGATCTAACGCTGGCGAACCTGTCTATACTGAAGACGGGAAAGGCGAAAGCAGTTCGGTTTTCGACCCTCGAAGCCATTTGCAACGCGCTGGATTGTCAGCCCGGCGATATTCTGGAGTTTCGTCAGACTGACGGATGAACTTATGCTCGCATCGAGCTGTAAATCTGCTCCATGTCGACGTGTTGGCGAATAAGTTCGGCTAGCCGGTCGTACTGCTCTTCTTTAAAATGGGCGTAGTCGAACGGCTCATTAGTCGACCCGGCCGTGTAGGGGGCCAGCAGATCATTGATGACGATATCGTTGTCGAGAATGCCGTGCAGGTACGTCCCCCAGCAACGGTCATGGAGTAAGTAGCCGTCCGGTTGCCCATTGTCGAGCCGGGCGAGGGGGTTCGGCGTGCCCGTAACATCGGTCTGCCCCATATGAATCTCGTAACCTCGGCACGGGTCAGTCGTTTGGCGGTACGTAAAGCTGCGCTGCTGCGTCGTTTTGACGGGTTGCAATATCGTCCGGATGGGTAGCAGGCCGAGTCCCGGTAGCGTTTCGATGGGGCCTTCCAGATGGTCGGGATCTTCCACGACTTCGCCCAGCATCTGATAGCCTCCGCAAATGCCAATGACCGTTTTACCCCGCTTGTATACGTCGGTAATTGCCCGGGCGATGCCGTTATTTTTGATGGTCAGTAGGTCGTCAATGGTGTTTTTGCTGCCCGGCAGAATCACGATGTCAGCCTGCGCGATGTCGTCGGGCTGATGGGTGTAGAACAGATTCACGCGCGGGTCGCGCTCCAGCCGGTCGAAGTCGGTGAAGTTGGACATCCGTTTGAGCAGCACCACCGCCACATTTACCTTTCCCGCTGACATCGACCGGGCTTTCTGTTCGAGTGCGACCGAATCTTCCTGCTCAATAAAGATATCGCGGAAGTAGGGTAGCATCCCGACTACCGGTACACCCGTCAGCTCTTCCAGCATCCGACGACCGTCGTCGAACAGACGAGCGTCGCCCCGGAACTTGTTGATGATGATGCCTTTGATGAGTGCCCGTTCGTCGGGCGTCAGCAGGGCGATGGTGCCATATACGCTGCCGAACAGACCGCCCCGGTCAATGTCGCCGATGAGATAGGTAGCGGCTCCGGCATGGTACGCGATGCGTAGGTTGGTAATGTCGCGGTGCTTCAGGTTCAGCTCCGATATGCTACCTGCGCCTTCCATCACGACGGGCGAATGCCGACTGGCCAACCGGTCGAATGCCTGCGTTACGGCGGCAAATAGCTCAGCCCGGTCGTTGCCCATGAAATAATCGTAGGCCGACTGATTACCGATGGGTTTACCGTTCAGAATCACCTGCGAACTGCGGTCGTTGGTGGGTTTGAGCAGTACCGGATTCATGTCGGTATGGCAGGGGAGTCCGGCAGCTTCGGCCTGTACCGCCTGCGCCCGACCGATTTCCAGCCCGTCCGGCGTCGCGTAGCTGTTGAGCGACATATTCTGTGCCTTGAATGGCGCGGGCTGGTAACCGTCCTGTTTGAAAATGCGGCAGAAGCCGGCCGTAATGACGCTCTTTCCCACGTCGGAGGCCGTCCCGACAAACATGATGGGCCGAAGGTTAAGCATGAAAGCAGACTTAATAGATCAGCGAGTTGGATACGCGCAACCGGGGGATGAATCGAAAATCTTTGATGTTGTATGTCCGCAACTCGATGTTATAGATTAGGGCTGTAGCAGCAATAAAGGTGTCTGGAAGCCCTATGTGATGAGATAGAGCATATAACTGCGAAAGTTGCAACGCCAATTGTGCTATTGGTTCGTTGACGGGTAACATGAAAAAGCCCTGTAACTCCTTCTGAATCGTGGTGAATTCCGGCTTGTTCAACGCGCCCTGATATAACTCCATGGCGATGATGGTATTGATCGCCAGGTTAGCTTTCCCAATGGTATTAACAAAAGCAACGGCGTCGGGGCGCTTACGTAGGTAATCGATTAAAATCGACGTATCGGTTAAAAGCATTAGCGACGCCAGGAAGCTTTACGAAGATTGGAAACGTAGTCAGCGGAGTCGGTAACCTGACCGAACAGCGTCGTATTTGCTGATTGTTCGTTGGATAGATCCAGCGAATCAGCAATGATGTGCCCATGCTCGGTGGGATTAAGATGCGGGTATTCCAGTGTCGGCAAGGCTGCGCTCAACAGTTCTTCAATGACCAACTGCACACTCTTTCCGGTGGCATTTACCTCATCGTTGATGCGTTGCTCCAACTGGGCGTCGTCGATATGCACGGTTATCATTAGCGGCTTCGATGTTTATTAGATTTACATAAGAGGGCGGTTGGCAACTATCAAGTTCGAACTGTACTACTTTTAGTCGATGAGATTCACCCTGACTGGCTATTTATTTCGGTCTCACTCATTTTCGTCTGAACCTGCTTTCGCAGCGCAGCCATACCCGACTTTTTCCGTATCACTCGTATCAGATTTAACTCTTCCATATCCTGTAGGAGCTTCAGCGCTTTCTGATCGACAAGTTCTATTTCGAGCGTGCTCATACCTATTGCTGAATAAATGGGTACAAAACAAAACTACAACATAAACAGAGCGTAAAAAAGCCCCTGATGGGTCGTAGTTGACACACAACTGTTCGTGCCTACTTCGTGAGAATATAGCTCGAAACGGTTTCTGTGAGCGCATTGGGCGACAAGCTATCCAGCGAAATACAGTCTGCTCCCAAGGCGTCGGCAAGGGCGTTGGCGCGGCCCAAACGCAGGTAGTCGGCGTCGGTGTCCAGGACCAGCGCGGGGACGGATTGGGCGCGTACCTGACCGGCAAGCTGCACGACCTGCTGCCACGCATCGCCACCGCCCGCCCCGGCGGACAGACCCGGCAGGGAAACGTTGGCTTTGCCGTCGCTGAGGATAACCAGTAACGGACGCTGATCGCGGAACTGCTGCATCATGTCGAGGGCGAGTTGCAGGGCGTGGGGCAGGGGTGTCCGCCCGCCAGTGGGTAACGTATGCAACGCTTGCTCGGCCTGCTCGACGTTTCGCGTCGGCGGCAGTAGCAATTGTGCGTCGACACCCCGGAAACTGATGACACCCACGCTGTCGCGGTGCTGATAGGCGTCGGTCAGCAGACTTAGTACGGCTCCTTTCACCGCTTCCATTCGCTGACCGGCTGCCATTGACCCCGACGCATCCACGACGAACAGAATCAGCCGCCCGGTCTTACTTGCCCGCACCGTCTGATGCAAGTCGTCGCGGCTGATGGTGATGTCACTCGCATCGCGAAGCAGCGCGCTCTGAAGCGTAGCCGTAACGGCCAGGTCGGTCGGCTGCGGATTGGGAACGGCACGCACAAACGCGCCCTGCTGATGGCCGTTTGTCACCTGATGCTTTCCCGCCGGAGCCGGGTGGGGCTGACGTAGGGTTTCGGCCGGTACGATTGGTAACGTCGGTGCATTGACCAGTGGCAGTGCACCGAATATCCGTTCCGGTTGGGCTGATTCAGGATTTTGCCCCTTGTCTTCTTCCGATGAATCGTTCGGTGCTGAATCCGGCTCTGTGCTATCCGATCCTGCTCTGTTTTCGGCAGGCGGTTGTGGTGGAGCAGTTGACGTATGAGGGCGGTTGGCGGCTGGCGGTGATGCGTCGGTTGCTTTTTTACGTTGCCGGTGGGGTAATGCCAGTTCAGCCGCCTGCTTTACGTCGTCGGGTGTCACGTCGGTACGTCCGGCAAGAGCGGCTATCGTCAGGGCTGTTTTGTACAACACGATGTCGGCTCGCAGGCTGACGATGTTCAGGTCGGTGCAAAGCTGGCTGATCAGCGTCAGCATCCCATCGGCCATGCGGACGGATGGCAGCAACTGCCGGGCCTGCTCAATCTTATGCTGCAACGTTTGCTGCTCGCTGGTCCACTGCTCGGTGAAGGCAACCGGGTCGGCTTCAAACGCGATGCGTCGGCGCACAACCTCAGTGCGCTCCTCGACCGCGCGAGGAGCCGCTACATCGACCACTAATCCGAACCGGTCGAGGAACTGCGGGCGCAGCGTGCCTTCTTCGGGATTCATCGTACCAAGCAGCATGAACCGTGCGGGATGACTGACCGACAGTCCGTCGCGCTGTACCGTATTGACGCCCATTGCCGCCACGTCGAGCAGTACATCGACCAGATGATCGGCCAGTAGGTTTACCTCATCGATGTAGAGAATGCCCTGATGTGCCGACGCCAGCAGCCCCGGTAGGAGTTTCTTCTGCCGGTCGACCAGTACGCTTTCCAGATCGAGACTACCCACTACCCGGTCTTCGGTCGCGCCCAGCGGTAAATCGACAAACGGAACGGCGATGGATTCAATCTGATAGTCGGCTTGCTGACAGGCGTCGCAAACCGACAGCGGCTCGTCGGGGCGGCAGTTGAAGCGTGAATTTGCTACACGCTGGACTGGCGGCATGACGGCTGATAACCCCCGAACGGCGGTACTTTTCGCCGTGCCTTTGTCGCCCCGAATCAGTACCCCGCCAATGCCCGGATTGACGGCGCACAGCAGCAGGGCCTGTTTGAGCAGCGGCTGACCAACGAGGGCAGAAAATGGGTAAGTCATCGTTACGCTGAGAAAATAATCAGACAGTTGTTAGCTGTCATACGTGTACTGGTTGCCCTATTCTCCGCAAACTTGCGGAGAATATGTTGGTTAATCTCCGCATCTATTCGTTCCGGGCTTCGAGCAGGCGTTCGCTGGTGAGGTAGATGCCCTGCAACGCGTTTAGCATGTCGGGCGACGGTTCGGCCCATAGACCGCGTTGGGCGGCTTCGAGCAGGCGTTCGGCGATGGCGTTCAACGCCCACGGATTGTTGTCGGCGAAGAATTGCTGCATGGCGGGGTCGAGGGCATAGGTTTCACCGACTTTCGCGTACATCCAGTCGTCGACGACCTGCGCGGTGGCGTCGTAGCCGAATAGGTAATCGACCGTAGCGGTCAGTTCCAGACCGCCTTTGTAGCCGTGTTTTTTGATGCTCTCGATCCACTTCGGATTGACGACCCGCGAGCGGAACACGCGTAGGGCTTCCTCCTTCAGATCGCGGACAACGGGCCGGGCGGGGTTCTGTGAATCGCCGAAATAATGCTTCGGCTGTTGACCCGTCAGGCTGCGGATGGTGGCAATCATCCCGCCGTGGAATTGCAGGTAATCGTCGCTGTCGAAAATGTCGTGTTCGCGATTATCCTGATTGTGCAGGGCCACTTCCACGCCCGACAGCCGTTGCCGGAACTCGTCGCGGGCGTC is part of the Spirosoma rhododendri genome and encodes:
- a CDS encoding type II toxin-antitoxin system VapC family toxin yields the protein MLLTDTSILIDYLRKRPDAVAFVNTIGKANLAINTIIAMELYQGALNKPEFTTIQKELQGFFMLPVNEPIAQLALQLSQLYALSHHIGLPDTFIAATALIYNIELRTYNIKDFRFIPRLRVSNSLIY
- a CDS encoding magnesium chelatase subunit D family protein; this encodes MTYPFSALVGQPLLKQALLLCAVNPGIGGVLIRGDKGTAKSTAVRGLSAVMPPVQRVANSRFNCRPDEPLSVCDACQQADYQIESIAVPFVDLPLGATEDRVVGSLDLESVLVDRQKKLLPGLLASAHQGILYIDEVNLLADHLVDVLLDVAAMGVNTVQRDGLSVSHPARFMLLGTMNPEEGTLRPQFLDRFGLVVDVAAPRAVEERTEVVRRRIAFEADPVAFTEQWTSEQQTLQHKIEQARQLLPSVRMADGMLTLISQLCTDLNIVSLRADIVLYKTALTIAALAGRTDVTPDDVKQAAELALPHRQRKKATDASPPAANRPHTSTAPPQPPAENRAGSDSTEPDSAPNDSSEEDKGQNPESAQPERIFGALPLVNAPTLPIVPAETLRQPHPAPAGKHQVTNGHQQGAFVRAVPNPQPTDLAVTATLQSALLRDASDITISRDDLHQTVRASKTGRLILFVVDASGSMAAGQRMEAVKGAVLSLLTDAYQHRDSVGVISFRGVDAQLLLPPTRNVEQAEQALHTLPTGGRTPLPHALQLALDMMQQFRDQRPLLVILSDGKANVSLPGLSAGAGGGDAWQQVVQLAGQVRAQSVPALVLDTDADYLRLGRANALADALGADCISLDSLSPNALTETVSSYILTK
- a CDS encoding cobyric acid synthase, encoding MLNLRPIMFVGTASDVGKSVITAGFCRIFKQDGYQPAPFKAQNMSLNSYATPDGLEIGRAQAVQAEAAGLPCHTDMNPVLLKPTNDRSSQVILNGKPIGNQSAYDYFMGNDRAELFAAVTQAFDRLASRHSPVVMEGAGSISELNLKHRDITNLRIAYHAGAATYLIGDIDRGGLFGSVYGTIALLTPDERALIKGIIINKFRGDARLFDDGRRMLEELTGVPVVGMLPYFRDIFIEQEDSVALEQKARSMSAGKVNVAVVLLKRMSNFTDFDRLERDPRVNLFYTHQPDDIAQADIVILPGSKNTIDDLLTIKNNGIARAITDVYKRGKTVIGICGGYQMLGEVVEDPDHLEGPIETLPGLGLLPIRTILQPVKTTQQRSFTYRQTTDPCRGYEIHMGQTDVTGTPNPLARLDNGQPDGYLLHDRCWGTYLHGILDNDIVINDLLAPYTAGSTNEPFDYAHFKEEQYDRLAELIRQHVDMEQIYSSMRA
- a CDS encoding helix-turn-helix domain-containing protein, which produces MPIIVNLDVMMAKRKMSLNELSEKVDLTLANLSILKTGKAKAVRFSTLEAICNALDCQPGDILEFRQTDG
- a CDS encoding DUF2975 domain-containing protein; the encoded protein is MKTKTKQIIPVAHVVAWIIYIGLCIKAGGLIISFIISLMGNPALAGEIYADLDLSMLRQAGMRHYISVVSLLAALYCLKAHVFYILIQILSTLNLDYPFSTRVASWVDTISQLMLGMSVLALIAEGYCGWLAKRGVAITQSWGSSEYLFMAGVVFIVALVFRRGTEMQAENELTV